A window of the Hypomesus transpacificus isolate Combined female chromosome 10, fHypTra1, whole genome shotgun sequence genome harbors these coding sequences:
- the cahz gene encoding carbonic anhydrase translates to MSHAWGYGPSNGPGTWAEGFPVANGPRQSPINIIPTQAQFDPSLKPLKLKYDPSNSKGILNNGHSFQVDFVDDGDTSTLTGGPIAGTYRLRQFHFHWGASDERGSEHTVNGINFPCELHLVHWNTKYPSFGEAASQPDGLAVVGVFLKIGAANPRLQKVLDSLEAIKSKGKQTTFANFDPKTILPGSLDYWTYDGSLTTPPLLESVTWIVLKEPISVSPAQMGKFRSLLFSGEGEAACCMVDNYRPPQLLKGRVVRASFK, encoded by the exons ATGTCACACGCCTGGGGATATGGACCAAGTAACG GGCCTGGTACATGGGCAGAGGGCTTTCCCGTAGCCAATGGCCCAAGGCAGTCTCCAATTAACATAATCCCAACACAGGCTCAGTTTGACCCTTCTCTCAAGCCTCTCAAGCTGAAATATGATCCCTCAAACTCCAAGGGCATCCTCAACAACGGGCACTCCTTCCAGGTGGACTTTGTGGATGATGGCGACACTTCTA CCCTGACTGGAGGCCCCATTGCTGGCACCTACAGACTGAGGCAGTTTCACTTCCACTGGGGGGCCAGTGATGAGCGGGGATCTGAGCACACCGTCAATGGGATCAATTTCCCCTGCGAG ctccacctgGTTCACTGGAACACCAAGTACCCCAGCTTTGGAGAAGCTGCCAGCCAACCGGACGGACTGGCTGTGGTGGGCGTGTTTCTAAAG ATTGGAGCTGCAAACCCTAGACTGCAGAAGGTCCTAGATAGTCTGGAGGCTATCAAATCAAAG GGAAAGCAGACCACATTTGCAAACTTTGACCCCAAAACCATCCTGCCTGGCTCCCTGGACTACTGGACGTATGATGGctccctgaccacaccccctctGCTGGAGAGCGTCACTTGGATTGTCCTCAAGGAGCCAATCAGTGTCAGCCCTGCCCAG atggGGAAGTTCCGCAGCCTGCTGTTCTCAGGTGAAGGGGAGGCAGCCTGCTGCATGGTGGACAACTACCGCCCCCCGCAGCTGCTCAAGGGGCGCGTAGTCCGTGCCTCCTTCAAGTAA